ggaactcacatccctatcctgggtccggaccaccaggccagccagtacattaaccgaaagggctacttttcaatggtgctgcaagcactgatggaccataggggacgttttacaaacatcaacgtcggatggccgggcaaggttcatgatgctcgcgttttcaggaactctggtctgtttagacggctgcaggaaggtatttatttcctggaccacaaaataactgttggggatgtggagatgcctatagtgatcctcggggacccagcctacccgctaatgccctggctcatgaagccctatacaggcgccctggacagtgaaaaagaactcttcaactaccggctgagcaagtgcagaatggtggtggagtgtgcttttggacgtctgaaggggagatggagaagcttactgactcgctctgatctcagcgaaaccaatatccccattgttattgcagcttgctgtgtgctccacaatctctgtgagagcaagggggagacgtttatggcggggtgggaggttgaggcaaatagcctggctgctgattacgcccagccagacagccgggcgaatagaagagcccagcgggatgcgctgtgcatccgggaagctttgaaagctaggttccagagtgagcagggtaacctgtgactattaagtttgtttaaacagaagctgaacctgtccccgtttctttacccagttaatgttggctatcctctccagttaccaacccccttcccccccttccaacacacctttaaaaataaaataaatgaaactttgttcattaacaccgttttctttattacggatttcgtggtaaagtgttgaaactgggacgcagactgtggtgcggagcgggtgtagtgatggaaaggacgcgtctaaactcgaggaatgacaggctcctgctcctagagcggtccgcagtggtggactggttgtttcaatggagcctgccacccctccttttcgggactctgtgtgtgggggctatgtgactttgtggcgggggagggcggttacagatcccctgctgcgtggctctgtcatccaggctgcataagatctgtttttcgccctcccccgccacaaactcacatagccccccccacacacagaacatgaaaaccacctcccagactgaccagggtgcctagtgactgcaatgtgtgtgtgaccttctgctgaacctgcccccgtgtctgtaccctggtaaaggtgactgtcctctccaattaccaacccccttccccccttcaaacacactctcctctaaaagaacatgacggaaacagtaattaacagaaacttattttttattaacaactacacactTAGgagatgaaactgggacgggggcttgggtgaggtgcttttggagtgaaggaaaggacttatcaaatctttgggaatgagagtcttctgctacttgagcagtctgcaggggtggagtgactcttttcacggcccctgccgcccctccttcttgggactttgggtgaggggggggatgggactttgtggcgggggagggcggttagagataaaatgcagcggggctctgtcctcctgcctccggtcctgcagaacatctacaaggcgccggagcgtgtccgtttgctccctcattagtccaagcagcgtttgagtcgcctgctggtcttcctgccgccacctgtcctcccgttcgctgtgtgatcgctggtattgcgacatgttctccctccactgggtctgctgggctgcctcggctcgggagcagcccataagttctgagaacatctcatcccgtgtccttttctttcgtcgcctgatctgcgccagcctctgggagggggatgccggggtagctcgggagatactcgcagctgtgggatgggaaaaagggagtgaattcctcacaaagatacagttttgcgaacaatgaatatagtctctctgtgaacaagaccatgcacagtacctatcacatgcgcactcagtacaaggtcgaattttcggccttcccattgagtgcctggggtcttgctgtacagatcacacaagcggggccggacaacggaattcggctagcaggcggacatggtaagccgtagacttttggctgcttaaagcttaatttatagcagtgccctcctttcacattcCAAGCAGTGCTCctagcattggccagttcctgctgccggcaatccggccagcatgaactctgcccctgtcccacccccctcgcggctgtccccaggaaagatccctgcatgctgcccctatcccgcctccacagcgtggctgtaaactgccggttacagttatgtaaaggaataGGCagtcagtcccaatactaacattcccctaattcaaagcaggtcaccatgagtgatatcactctgatgaggatttcggagacagagaaagaccgcatgctgcgtgaatgccagcaaacaccagggccgtatgccgccatgctttgcgaggcaatgatcccggagtacttgctggtagccatggtaggaaacttttccgcgccaggaggacgcaataaggccgctctccccaggaacctgatgcaaaggctttcacaatacctccaggagatcttcgtggagatgtcccaggaggatttctgctctatccccgtacatattgacagaattttccagtagctgcactggcaaggactaaaaactaaagcacctagggcaaactaatcatgaaaaacccattgttaagctaccattcctattctgttcaaaataaatgtttaaaacacttacctactgatccttcccctgattcacggtccgggttaccgccttgggagggttggtaggggatctccgtgagggtgatgaagagatcctggctgttggggaaatcagcgttgaaagcgctgtcgactgcctcgtcctcctcatctcctttctcatcttccctgtccgcgaacatctccgaggaagcggccgtcgacaataccccatcgtcagagtccacggacaatGGTGGGGTAGTgttggcggccgcacctagaatggaatgcagtgcctcgtagaaacggcatgtctggggctgggatccggagcgtccgtttgacgctttggtcttctggtacccttgtctcagctccttgattttcacgcggcactgcgttgcatcccagctgtatcctctctccatcatggcttttgagatcttctcgtagatcttcgcattccgttttttcgatcgcagctccgaaagcacggactcatcgccccacacagcgatcagatccaagacttcccgatcagtccatgctggggccctctttctattctgcgattgcatggtcacctctgccggagagctctgcatcgttgccagtacTGCTCAgctcgccatgatgtccaaacaggaaatgagattcaaactggccagacaggaaaaggaattcaaattttcccggggcttttcctgtgtggctggtggctggtcagagcatccgagctcatactgctgtccagagcgtcaacagagtggtgcactgtgggatagctcccggagctattagcgtagaattccatccacacctaccctaattcgacatggccatgtcgaatttagcactactcccttcgtcggggaggagtacagaaatcgatttaaagagacctctatgtcgaaataaatagcttcattgtgtggacgggtgcaggtttaattcgagttaacgctgctaaattcgacataacctcctagtgtagaccaggcctaacacaaCCACATGCTATTCATCCCTTACAGAAATTGTATGGATTTATTCTACAGTATAAATTGggataaaaatgcatttttctgttTTAGTTCCAGTCTCACTGTTATCagaatcttttattttattttgaatcatTTTTTCTTCATTGACTATTTTCAAAACAGATTTACATCCCTTTAAAACCAAGTCAGTGTACTCAAGAAAAAGAATTAAAatcagagggccagatcctcagatggtgtgaAATTGGTTTACTTTTATTGAACTAAACTTTTAATGTTTGTTCTGGGGTGTACAGTCTATCTACCCAAAGGATGATATTGCTACAAtagttattttatatttcaaGGTTACACTGTATCTTGTTATGTATAGTTATGCTAATGAAGAAGAGTGTTCAGACAGCTCTTTCCTCCTTCCACCAAGTGCCCTTCATGTGACCTAGGCAGAATGTTTCCACAAGCTTTCCATGGCCAAGGGGCATGGCTAGCTGGTTGGTATGAGGGAGAGTGGAGACAAAGTACACACTAGCCCTTCTTCAACCAGTATGAAAAGCACTATCCAGCACCTTTACCCCCAACTCCCCTGGGTACTTTCTGAGACATTCTACCCATCTGTTGTCAGTGGCCCCTCCTCACTGGAATCAAGGCCACTATTTGGTTCTTAATTTCATAGTAtcatttagaccaggggtcggctaCCTCTGGCACGctgctcaccagggtaagcaccctggtgggccgggccagtttgtttacctgccgcgtctgcaagttcggccaatcgcggctcccactggccgcggtttgccgctccaggccaatgggggcggcgggaagccgcggccagcacatccctcggcccgcgccgcttccgcagcccccattggcctggagcagcgaaccactgccagtgggagccgcgatcagccaaacctgcggacgcggcaggtaaacaaactggcccggcccgccagggtgcttaccctggcgagccgcgtgccagaggttgccgacccctgacttagacTAAAACTTTTTCTTGTGAAACATACATGGTAGCTCTGGGGTTGCTTCTAATCTATCAGCTGGTTTGGGTGGATGGAAGAAGACAAAGCAATGTTTCTATCCAGCTCTCCTTTTGAGCCTGAGGAATTTGTCCCAGACATTTAAGAAAaacaagaagatgtgaggaatGTGGCTTTTTAGGCTGCAACTTTAATAACTTAATTCATCTGGGAATTACCAGCAATAACTCATACAGTGCAGGTTATCATTCATTTCTCACTCATTTCCAACTGTTTGTGGAGGGCTGccaacagcccccacccctccaaccTTGATTGCAACCATTGCTGGGACCCCACCGCCTTTCCCTCATGTGAGGGTtaaggggctggggaaagggagttGTCTCCTCACTGTAACAGACATTAGGAGCACCAGCCCTGTTGCCCAGCTTCTTTAGGGGGTGCCTTCCCCTAAGTCCACTTCCAACTCCAGTTAATCAGAGAACCAGACTCCCTATGGAATAATTACCTGCACTGGACACTGCTACCAACCACATTGCAACAACTTTAACCTTACTTCCTGGCTGACCCAATCAGGTCCTGAAGGTGTgtggaaggtgaaaaatcccacACTATTCCAGCCAATCTgataagggaaaaattccttcccagtcctGAAAAAGGCAACTAGCACAGTGCCCACAACAGACTACACTTGTCCAGTGGGTGGGAACTGCTGATCCATGAGAGAGGGTTCTGTCTGGCAGGACAGAGCATATATaccttttcccagccctgcaggaggcCAGTGGCTTACCTTACCCCCTCTGGCCAGCCCTAGCTTAGGTAATGCCTCCCTCTCCCTACCCACCTCAGTTTGAAGGAGAGGAGCAACCTTACAGGAGCCACATCCTTTTCTTCCCACTTATCCAGACaaagtgccccccgcccccccccacacacacatacacatggtgGTGGAAGTTGCATTATTAACTGTTACCTAATGAAAAACAATTCTGTGTACAAATTCCTTACTGAGAGATAAACATCATGTATATAGGTGTTGTGCTTTCATGCATATTTCTGAGATAAAAGTCTTAAAGTATACTAGGTTTATGcatacattttataaaaataatacatacttattttatttattaaggaAGCAATTTTTTGTCTCAAATGGGAAGGCAAAATGCTGTTGGTAAGTACAATATTGTGTTAATATTGTAAGTATATTAGACATTAGTAAGACTGTACTAAAGCTTCCATGGTCTTAGTATATCAACTCAATATCTTTTCATTTTGCAATCTACAAATAATTTCAATCATATGATACCTGCTGGCAGATTCTTCTTTAAATTATATGGACAGTTTTCAAATTAATTGAATATAAGAGAGAGAGGAGTATTTTTATACTATTAATCTTAACCTATGACCATAGATTGAAATATATGGTTGAAAGAACCTGGTTATAACCGTTCATTTTAGGCAAATGTAGTTCAGACTGCACAAGTGGTATGGAGGTTTGATGAACATGGGTAAAGTAAAATGAGTAACTATGATTAACTGCCTTAAATTTACAGTTCTCAAAACATCAGGCCACAGTGGGGTTGTTCCTTAGTATGTTATGAATAAAtatatagaaaaatatatttattttatttctataactcaaatataaattttaagaactaaattttaaaacatttgcacCTAAATTTGCACCTGGAAATATTTTCAGGAGCAGGTAATTGGCTGTGCAAATTGGTATTTGTGCATTCAAGTGACCATTTGGACATACATAATTGCACAAAGCTCACAGTTGTATGTTCACATACATTTTACAAGTGAAATTTAGTCACTGGTATTAGGAATTAGCCAGACAAtgcttattttgatttttaaaaattgaatataATTCTTTATACATGAAGAGGAATTCTTCTTTTTTGGTACTGCTACACAGCATAATGGTGGGAgggttgttttgggttttttttgtttttttaaataagcatctTGGCTTTACCTTTTCATTTAATAGacaattatatagatatacagagtggttttggttttgattttatttcagtCATGGACCTCAATGTATCAGAGACCCAACTTTGCATCAGTGTAGAGGCTTGCACAATTCGACTACCGCCACCCAAGGTACAGAACAGTTCTAATTTCTATGGCTAATTTTGTTCATCCTACTTGCACTTTTTTATTGGCTGTATTTTATCTGGGATGCTTTATTTGAAAAGGACATGGGGGATCAAGATGTTTACTCCCAATTGCCATTGGACATGCACTATGTTAGTTGTTTATCCTCATCTTGTACTAAATATATATGCCATATATTATTGGATATGGCTGTACTCATATGAGTCTGACAGTCATTCCAATCAGAATGTCAGAGCTGTGAGATTTCCCTACAGTTACTGTTTGAAGAGAATTTCATAGAAAATAATAACAGAGCATGGGAAAAGGGAAGTGCATTCTGGTAGAACTATTTCCCCAAGGATAGTAGATTTTTCACATGAAACATTTTGGGGACATTTGGGACTGCTGCGCAAAGATGTTACAGAACAGTCCTCCTCTGGAGGAGAAGATGAATTAGTAGCAATAGAGGCAGATGAAGCCATTGAGATTTAAGCACTGTATCATCCACAAACACCAAAAACCCTGTTTGACACCAGGGTTTCTGACCCCTTTCTTGTAGTCTCCACAGAATAGAAGGACATCTACACACAGTGCATGAAGATTACAATGGATGGACCTCTTTATGCCACTAGGTCGCCTTATACCATAATATTCCCCAGGAGATAATCCTTCTTTCACTTTCATCCTATAATAACTTACAGCAAATATATCAGGAAACCATACTTCAGTATTAAGTAATTAACATCAGCTCTGATAGCCGCCAGATCCGGAAAGTATAGGTTTTTAAAGTTTGAAACAGACTCTGCCATGTGATAATGTGAATATAATTCTAAAATTAGCAGTTTGCAATGACTGATAAATGAATATTCATGTATAAGTTTCAGTAGTACATTTGAATGCACGTTAGGTGTTTTGCGTGTTCCtttttcactttgtataaatgaagcaatatttgaaaataacaaaacacttttttctaTTTGAAGCTGGAAGACTTTGACATTTCAGCAAACATCTTAGAAATATTTGACAACAAAAATACAGTCATTCAGAGACACTCCATTTTAAGTAACTGGTGCTATGTCTTGCCAAGGTAAAATTCTATTTAATttccaacaaaaacaaacagtttaCCAAATAACTGTGTTTTCAACTATGCTGTGGGTTGTATCTAGCATTCTGTCTTTGCTTTACCCCTGTACAGCATGAAAATGGGTCAGATCATAAGTATTAGCCATATAATTCCACCAGAGTCTCCTTTTCATTCATACAAAGACTTTCAGATGCACTGGAAGAATCTGGTAGGAAAgaacatgatttttttcccttttgtctcttttttgaatgtttttgtaTTAATCACGTTGTTTATAATAACATTCCATTTatatgtgtattttatttttagtatggGTATATCCTTCCAGAGGATCATGGAGAGACAAAAATATATTGCAGTGTTTACTTCAAACTGATAGGGGAACGACTCTTTACATAtcctttatatatattttcttttgtgTTGGACCGCCTTCTCTTTTACCATGCTAGCCAAGATCCAAACTCTAATCCAAATAGAGGGCCAAATTCACTGCAgttgtaattccattgaagtgaatgaggCTATGCCATCAGAAAATACggtccaaaatatttaattcagtCCTTCTGTGTTATTAATGAATAATGTCAAATCTGGTCTTCCCTATTTTGCTGGAGATGTTTCTTAAAGGACCCTGAGATATTAATTGGAACTCTTGTAGGGGCTGGGATGCCAAATCTTAGAGAGAATAATTTTTCTTCAGCCTGTTTGTTCAGGCATATGGGTTAAATAGGctttaacaacaaaaacaaaaaaagcccatCAAATAAAAATTACGTTTTAGTAAATCTTAATCTGAATAAAATTACTTCACCACACAGGCTCTGATCCTGCTAACATTTACtctcatgcttaaagttcagcacatTTTAAGTGTTTTCACAATTGAAGCCTAAGTCTGGTTTCACccccataatatctgtgaagttACTTGTTCCTCACAATCATCAAGAGTCTTCCAGGAAAAACAGGCTAGACGACCTATGACTTTATAATCTTAAAAACAAGcagaaactcccccccccctttttataaaaataaatcttttcagGCCTCCTTGATATGGAAACAAGAAATGGCACTAACAGAATATTTTTCTTAGCAGGTCACCCTTTACCAGGGGCATTATTAATTAGTTTAGGCCtcatttttcctttgcttttcaaTTTATGCAATCCAGTGAGGAATATCCTCCATAGTCTagctttactttttttaatcaacCTCTGTGTCATTGAAATACTGAAAAAATAATACTTGTTTCAGACATTTTATGTTGCTGCTGAAATGACTGCCAGTAGAGGGTGTTCACATTAATTAGGGAATTCTGATTTCAGTACCATGCTCACAAAGAAAGAAGTCAGACTAAAAACCAAGATTCATATTGAGTTGTGCTTTGaatgagaaaataattaaaatatccaGAGAAGGCAATGAAGAAAACCAGGAGGATATTACAAATAAAGCACTAGTTTCTATCACTTTTACTCATGTTGAATAAATACCTTATTCTGCaagaaatcccattgatttcaacgggacTGCTCAAGCAATAAAGTACTTCTCAATGGGAATGAAAATGGCTTAATTTAGCCTAATAAGAGTAACACTTTTAAATCTCTAAACCCATTAAAACTACTAAAATTTTGGTCCCTTTAAAAATAGTAAagctgcttttttttattttaaattcttttgaAGAAATTTTAGTGTGTATTTAAGCTTTTACTCAAGAAAAGGATAAACAGTTTCATTATACAAAATGCTAAAAGCCATCTTACATAGCCCTTAACACTTATTCAGGTACCCTTTAAGTTGCATAAGAAGCCAACCAGTCCAATATTTTACTAGAATAGATTTAGAAGGTGTGTTAAACTCTTTTGTTTCTGACCTAAAGTCTAAACTTCCTCATCTATGTGGATTTCCAGTAAAAATGACAAGTAAAGCATTGTATGCCACAAAGGAACTCATCAAACATCCCATGCACGTAAGAAGTTTTAtgtttatattaatatttatattgatgGGCACAGTGTTGTTAATGATAATACGTGCTCTTTCCCATGTGAattttcagaacattacaagAGTATAAAAGTATTTCTCACCATGAATCATTGTTAATACTTGTGTTTTTCTAGTTAAATGGGTAGCCTGACATATTACTGTTCACATCATAACTGTATAACAAAATATGGAAGTGATATGTAGCCAAATTAACAGTTCAGCTGGAATCTAAGGTTtccttttcctgaattttttttatctTAACTCTGCCACCATAATATCACAATaatatttttccttgttttgaaaaaaaaatagagaaaataagTGGTCTGGACTTATTATCGCAAGCATTTAAATGGTTCTCGTCAGGCTGAAGTTCACACTTCAGAGGTGAAGAGGATGGGAAGGAGCAGAATTTACAACCCTTTTAGAATAATAGGCTATATGAAATATGAATTTCAGCCTTTGCCAAGCAGTAGCACACATGCTGATTATGTTGTCAGTGAAAGAAgaaaaacttcattttttaaaaacaaagagtaGAATTTGAAGAATGCAGTAGAAATTGCagagttttgaaaatgttaagatcTGGTGTTAAGATCTCCTGTTTCTCTCtttccagcagctgcagcccctaATGGAGAAAGTTAGGATGGCTCCTCCTTATTTCCCACAGTTTTCACAGGCATCCAGGCATTTCTTTGCTATGAAAAGTCTAGATGTCTGTAGAAGTAACTAGAGACAAGGACAGTCAGCCAGCTCTGTGTGGAACACTAGAAATTGCTTTGCATTCCACAATTTTAGAAGTACTGCTCTAAGATAATGACTAAGGATTAGGTCTTCCCCTTTTGAGAAATGTGGCAATCCGAAAAGTGCCTCATCAACCAAATGTAGCTCATAATGAGCAGAGAATGGGGAGACTGGATCCAGTGAGTTTTGTCCTTCATCCCTCAAAACCACACAATCAGAGTTCTGTGAGGTTTCAGGTGGTTTGTCAGCCTGGTGTGAGACAGAGGGCATAGCCATAGTATTACCATCTGTGATAACTGTGCAATTAAGGAGAATGTCCTAATGGAAGATAATTGTAATCAGATCAAAACTTATTTTGAATGATAGCAGCCACTACTCATTTAAAGAGGGTTGATTGAACATATCTGCTGATTAGGGAGTCAAAGGCATCTAGGTTTCCTGTGGCACAATAGGAGCACTGAGGAGCAGCATAGAGGAGTTTGCTCTGCATGCACATGCCATAATATCCTGAAGGGTGGAACTGGATCTCTCCCTATGGGCTGTAGACCCTTTTCCTCAAAGAGGATATTGTAGCAGAAACTCAGTGTGGCAAGTCACACAGAATTTTCAGAGTAGTTCTTCCATTTCAGTGGATTTTTTCCATGAGAGGGAATAAAATGATCTGATATACTGCATATGAAAGGGGCACATTACTGAAATGGTTTCTCCACTTGTATTTGTAACAGAAAAATTCCCCTTGTGTCTTTTATTGTTGCTATGTGATGTTAAAAGGTTGCTGGAttccatttcagtggtgggtgaagtgatctcCGTATATAGCTTGTGGCATGCTTTTTTATTCTTGCTTGAAAGGATATATATTGTGCAACATATTTGCCATCTTGACAATCAGATATTTGCATACATATTACTTTTCATTTAGCAAGCTGAAAAAATCTTTCCTTAAATGTCTTAATAGCAAGCATACAATGTTCTTAATTCtaggttgtttttaaaaaacagaattgtaAAATAACCAACACAAAAATGTGTACAGTGTATGTTGTATACAGACTAAGTTGTTATAGCATTGTAAACTAACTCTCTTTATTCAGTTGAATCAGTTTGGCAACAGCTGTGTGTTTCAGGGAGTAAATGCCAACCCTGCAAATCTGACTGGCAAACCGATATGCAAGGTATCTCTGACTCAAGCACCTCCAAGGAGAGAGACTTTGCAGCAGAGGTCTTCACAAGGCAGTTCAAGAATTAGCCACAGGATGGAGCTTTTGATCAGTCAgccaaaacaatgtattttctcaAATCTCATTCCATGTCCAGAGGATGCTGTTGCTGAGGCCATGAAGAAAACAGTGCATAGTAGACAGCAGCAGCGGACTCCAGGAGCATCAGGGGTACCAGTTCACTCAACTGAATCCTTAAGAATGTCTAAGAATTCATCTGTGGATTCTCAAAGGAACAATGCCACTAGAATTATACCTATTTTCAAAGGAAAGTTGTTGCAAATGGATGTAAAGGCCACAAGAGCcaatgaaggaaagaaaaaagtgaGTGTTTTACAGCATTCTCCAAAAGTAGTTAGAGATGTCACCatgtctaaattaactgtatgcaaccccagtgtaaatcaggtaTACAAACCTGTCCAAATTGTGTCATTCAAAAATCCTACTAATGGCACTGTTGCTCAGAGAATGACTGGGAAAGCAAGTGTAAAAAGTGGTAGACCTATATGTGACCAGAAAAAAGAAACTGGTAAACAGCTGACAAATTCTGCTTTTTCTAGTAGCCCAACTTCAGGTAGGAATTCAAGTAGAGTCAAACCTGAGAAGCTAAATTCTTCTTCATTATCTGCTAGTGACAAATCAATGCTTCAGATATCAAATGCCAATCTAGGTTTGAAAAAACCTGCACTACTCAGTTCTACTACAAAAAAGGCGGGAAAGTTATCAAATCAAAACACCACAAGAATACTTGGGGGAAGTCACAGTTCAAAGAAGGTACATATACAGATTTCTGAGTCAGACAAAGAAATTGCGAACACCAGCATATCACAGCATCAAACAAAGAGCCCAACTGAAGGAGCAGGGTTAAATATTCTCAGATTGGTTTTAAACAGTACAGTGCACAGAGCCAAAAGAGAAGAACATCAAAAATCATTAATACCATCAAAGGAGTATATCACCAAGACAACCAATCACCATTCACAAGTCAACTATGAGCAGGTACAGTAAATAATAGGTTTCACCTATACTAGCTCTcaccaactgtgtgtgtgtgtgtgtgtgtgtgcgcgcgctgaGGTAATTAGACTATTCATTGCATTTGATGCTATATCTTAGTTCTGCCAGGTAGATTGTGTGTTTCTAATATTTGCTGTAATTTGTATTAAAATCTTTAACCATTGCCTCCTTTTACAATAAAAGACTATGATTTGTTTTATCATCTGAGCTGTATGCTCTTGTAATTGTGACTTTCTGAAAGGAAGCGTAATTCCTTTAAATTTCATTCCAGATTTTTATTTAATGGGACTAGCAAAATTTATAAGCAATAATATGCTTCCATTTTTTGTGTGTCAGTCTGTCTTCACACAAAGTTGTGTACTACAACCTGCTAATGGATGGTATATCAGACCAGCTCAAGTATGTGATCGTATCACCTAGTAGCTGTAGACTACAGAATATGTAAGCCCAGTGCTTTTACACAAGCTTGAAACTTTACCAGGTTCAGTTATTACAACACATTCATTAAAAATCTTTGCATGTATAATAGCTGTTTAGATTACAAGTtagtaaaaattagggctgtccattaatcgcagttaactcatgtgattaactcaaaaattaatcgcgattaaaaaaatgaatcgtgatcaattgcagttttaattgcgctgttaaacaataccaattgaaatgtattaaatatttttggatgtctttctaCATTTTATaagatattgatttcaattacaacacagaatacaaagtgtacattcCCCcccttatattattattttgattacaaatatttgcactgtaaaaatgataaacaaaagaaatagtatttttcagttcacctcatacaagtactgtagtgc
Above is a genomic segment from Emys orbicularis isolate rEmyOrb1 chromosome 2, rEmyOrb1.hap1, whole genome shotgun sequence containing:
- the C2H18orf63 gene encoding uncharacterized protein C18orf63 homolog — encoded protein: MNDTRHQSLFFVSLPELQKLCAIKVTLSSKLAENEIRNTQMKICRQLLFLHQDILSSPVPGTLNQISVVMAISFYKTGKCQAYVEKHGATIEAPERVGPAILQPCLCYTLITRLAPSWNKAGHLLVQGSNFLSQMGRQNAVVMDLNVSETQLCISVEACTIRLPPPKLEDFDISANILEIFDNKNTVIQRHSILSNWCYVLPSMKMGQIISISHIIPPESPFHSYKDFQMHWKNLYGYILPEDHGETKIYCSVYFKLIGERLFTYPLYIFSFVYPLSCIRSQPVQYFTRIDLEGVLNSFVSDLKSKLPHLCGFPVKMTSKALYATKELIKHPMHLNQFGNSCVFQGVNANPANLTGKPICKVSLTQAPPRRETLQQRSSQGSSRISHRMELLISQPKQCIFSNLIPCPEDAVAEAMKKTVHSRQQQRTPGASGVPVHSTESLRMSKNSSVDSQRNNATRIIPIFKGKLLQMDVKATRANEGKKKVSVLQHSPKVVRDVTMSKLTVCNPSVNQVYKPVQIVSFKNPTNGTVAQRMTGKASVKSGRPICDQKKETGKQLTNSAFSSSPTSGRNSSRVKPEKLNSSSLSASDKSMLQISNANLGLKKPALLSSTTKKAGKLSNQNTTRILGGSHSSKKVHIQISESDKEIANTSISQHQTKSPTEGAGLNILRLVLNSTVHRAKREEHQKSLIPSKEYITKTTNHHSQVNYEQNVDQLKQNKEYKKSLMAWIK